One genomic window of Microbacterium sp. BH-3-3-3 includes the following:
- a CDS encoding phosphate ABC transporter substrate-binding protein PstS, giving the protein MKLSRIAQLGTVAAVASLTLAGCAGPSSSGGAAGSSESPSSSDVAFTIDSSLSGTITAGGSSAQSNAQAAWTSAYNAQAKGVTINYDKSQGSGGGVTNFLSGAYDFAGSDSPLNADQTSQSVALCTEGGVNIPVYLDGVAMIFNIPGVTELKLSGETIAKIFALQITDWSDPAITADNGTELPAGAITTVARSDGSGTTQNFTNYLAATQSSVWTYPAGKDWPVEGNVSKQKGGSGVVEAVKAGSGTIGYADHSAVGDLNSAAVIQDGTAVAYSPEAVTATFEAAAVDASNGIAGDLSKKFDYSKLTAETYPIPLVSYAITCSTFKDAKQSELVKSYLGFVTSSLGQQVAAKNAGSAPLPDSVLEAAAETLSAIK; this is encoded by the coding sequence GTGAAGCTCTCCCGAATCGCCCAGCTGGGCACCGTGGCCGCCGTGGCCTCTCTGACCCTCGCCGGCTGCGCCGGCCCCTCGAGCTCCGGCGGCGCCGCGGGCTCCTCGGAATCCCCCTCCTCCTCCGACGTGGCGTTCACGATCGACTCCTCGCTCTCGGGCACCATCACCGCCGGTGGCTCGAGCGCCCAGTCCAACGCGCAGGCCGCGTGGACCAGCGCCTACAACGCCCAGGCCAAGGGCGTCACGATCAACTACGACAAGTCGCAGGGCTCCGGCGGTGGCGTCACCAACTTCCTGAGCGGCGCGTACGACTTCGCCGGCTCCGACTCGCCGCTGAACGCCGACCAGACCTCGCAGTCGGTGGCGCTGTGCACCGAGGGCGGCGTGAACATCCCCGTCTACCTCGACGGCGTCGCGATGATCTTCAACATCCCCGGTGTCACCGAGCTGAAGCTCTCGGGCGAGACGATCGCCAAGATCTTCGCGCTGCAGATCACCGACTGGTCCGACCCGGCCATCACCGCCGACAACGGCACCGAGCTCCCCGCCGGCGCCATCACGACCGTCGCGCGTTCGGACGGCTCGGGCACCACGCAGAACTTCACCAACTACCTCGCCGCGACCCAGTCGTCGGTGTGGACCTACCCCGCGGGCAAGGACTGGCCGGTCGAGGGCAACGTGTCGAAGCAGAAGGGCGGCTCCGGCGTCGTCGAGGCCGTCAAGGCGGGCTCGGGCACCATCGGCTACGCCGACCACTCGGCCGTCGGCGACCTCAACTCGGCTGCCGTCATCCAGGACGGCACCGCCGTCGCCTACAGCCCCGAGGCCGTCACCGCGACGTTCGAGGCTGCGGCCGTCGACGCCAGCAACGGCATCGCGGGTGACCTGTCGAAGAAGTTCGACTACTCGAAGCTCACGGCCGAGACGTACCCCATCCCGCTGGTGTCGTACGCGATCACCTGCAGCACGTTCAAGGACGCCAAGCAGTCCGAGCTGGTCAAGTCGTACCTCGGCTTCGTCACGAGCTCGCTCGGCCAGCAGGTCGCGGCCAAGAACGCCGGCTCCGCACCGCTGCCGGACTCGGTCCTCGAGGCTGCCGCCGAGACCCTCTCGGCCATCAAGTAA
- a CDS encoding Pls/PosA family non-ribosomal peptide synthetase — protein MTNSASAAQAPLDRRDAAAPARTLIDLLSDVAARHPEASAIDDGSGALSYRELLARVWRTAGALHAAGVRRGDRVGVRMPSGSKELYVSILAVMAAGAAYVPVDADDPDERARLVFGEAGVRGIVVGAGEFVSHDADADLVRLYDGDAPHPSTNAVPVVAPPGVDDDAWIIFTSGSTGVPKGVAVSHRSAAAFVEAEARLFLQQEPLGPGDRVLAGLSVAFDASCEEMWLAWGHGACLVPAPRSLVRSGEDLAPWLLRQGITVVSTVPTLAAMWPADSIENVRLLIFGGEACPPELAARLVADGREVWNTYGPTEATVVACAAALDGSLPVRIGLPLDGWALAVVDAEGLPVPEGGTGELIIGGVGLARYLDPAKDAEKYAPMPTLGWDRAYRSGDLVRFESEGLVFQGRADDQVKVGGRRIELGEVESALQDLAGVSAATVAVRTTEAGVPVLVGYLVMDEGVDLDRGAARAALAERLPAATIPLLGVVDALPVRTSGKVDRAALPWPLPGVDAPAPTDFSADEAWLAEQWQAVLGVAVTERKTDFFDLGGGSLAAAQLVSRIRTRVPEFSVADIYDVPRLGAMAKALGPQLVDEGAAEFHRAEPTPRTTQWAQTLLGAPLFVLSGVRWLLYLLTASAVLRLLPGFDVLPSVPWPLLVVGLLIFATPFGRMAIAVASARLLLAGVQPGDHPRGGWVHIRLWLAEQIADQVDAVGLAGAPWVSYYARALGARIGRNVDMHALPPVTGMLVVGDGASIEPEVDLTGYWIDGDLVRIGEVRIGAEATVGARSTLAPGTRIGRRAEIAPGSAVFGRVKADQSWAGSPAVRVGGTAKGWPTERPPAPTRWLWAYAASALVLALLPLAAFTVGALVVAQGMRGADSLAGAAGGAFVWLVPAVAVTGLVFAASVVLLVRLLSIGLTEGTHPVRSRVAWQAWTIERLLDAARTILFPLYSSLFTPVWLRLLGAEVGRDVEASTVLLIPSMTRIEDGAFLADDTMVASYELRAGWLRIGPVRIGKRAFLGNSGMAAPGHRVPRDGLVAVLSAAPMKAKAGSSWLGSPAVRLRRLSAAGDESRTYRPTSGLRLARTLWELGRFVPVVVTCAIGLGVIFALAGLWQSVGPVWTLLLSGLVMLAAGAVAAGVSTAAKWAIVGVIRAGEQPLWSSFVWRTEVSDTFTEMVAAPWFARAATGTPALAVWLRSLGATIGAGVWCESYWLPEPDLVTLGAASTVNRGCVVQTHLFHDRIMSMDTVELEAGATLGPHSVVLPASTLGAHATVGPASLVMRGETVPVGSRWSGNPIGPWRAVKVRAYQSTT, from the coding sequence GTGACGAACTCTGCCTCCGCCGCACAGGCTCCGCTGGACCGACGGGATGCCGCGGCTCCTGCGCGCACCCTCATCGATCTGCTCTCGGACGTCGCCGCACGGCATCCGGAGGCCTCGGCGATCGACGACGGCTCGGGCGCCCTGAGCTACCGGGAGCTGCTCGCGCGCGTCTGGCGCACGGCCGGCGCCCTGCACGCGGCGGGTGTGCGCCGCGGCGACCGCGTGGGGGTGCGGATGCCGTCGGGCTCCAAGGAGCTGTACGTCTCGATCCTCGCGGTCATGGCCGCCGGCGCCGCCTACGTGCCCGTGGATGCCGATGATCCCGACGAGCGCGCCCGCCTGGTGTTCGGCGAAGCCGGGGTCCGCGGCATCGTCGTGGGCGCCGGGGAGTTCGTCTCCCACGACGCGGATGCCGACCTCGTGCGCCTGTACGACGGCGACGCGCCGCATCCCAGCACGAACGCGGTGCCGGTGGTGGCCCCGCCCGGAGTCGACGACGACGCGTGGATCATCTTCACCTCGGGTTCGACGGGCGTTCCCAAGGGCGTCGCCGTGTCGCACCGTTCGGCGGCGGCATTCGTCGAAGCCGAGGCGCGCCTGTTCCTCCAGCAGGAGCCGCTGGGACCGGGCGACCGTGTGCTGGCCGGTCTGTCGGTCGCGTTCGACGCCTCGTGCGAGGAGATGTGGCTCGCCTGGGGACACGGCGCGTGCCTGGTGCCCGCCCCCCGCTCGCTCGTGCGCTCCGGCGAAGACCTCGCGCCGTGGCTGCTGCGCCAGGGCATCACCGTGGTGTCGACCGTGCCGACGCTGGCGGCGATGTGGCCCGCCGACTCCATCGAGAACGTGCGCCTGCTGATCTTCGGCGGCGAGGCCTGCCCGCCCGAGCTCGCCGCCCGCCTGGTCGCCGACGGGCGCGAGGTGTGGAACACCTACGGGCCGACCGAGGCCACCGTGGTCGCGTGCGCGGCCGCGCTCGACGGCTCGCTGCCGGTGCGCATCGGTCTGCCGCTCGACGGATGGGCGTTGGCCGTCGTCGACGCCGAAGGACTCCCCGTTCCCGAGGGGGGCACCGGAGAGCTCATCATCGGCGGGGTCGGTCTCGCCCGCTACCTCGACCCCGCGAAGGACGCCGAGAAGTACGCGCCCATGCCGACGCTCGGGTGGGATCGTGCCTACCGCTCGGGCGACCTGGTGCGGTTCGAGTCGGAAGGCCTGGTCTTCCAGGGCCGCGCCGACGACCAGGTCAAGGTCGGCGGACGACGCATCGAGCTGGGGGAGGTCGAGTCGGCGCTGCAGGATCTGGCGGGCGTGAGCGCCGCCACGGTCGCCGTGCGCACGACCGAGGCCGGCGTGCCCGTGCTCGTCGGCTACCTGGTCATGGACGAGGGCGTCGACCTCGACCGGGGCGCCGCGCGCGCCGCGCTCGCCGAGCGCCTGCCGGCGGCGACCATCCCGCTGCTCGGCGTCGTCGACGCGCTGCCGGTGCGCACCTCGGGCAAGGTCGACCGCGCGGCACTGCCCTGGCCGCTCCCGGGCGTCGACGCCCCCGCGCCCACCGACTTCTCGGCCGACGAGGCCTGGCTCGCCGAGCAGTGGCAGGCGGTGCTCGGCGTCGCCGTCACCGAGCGCAAGACCGACTTCTTCGACCTGGGCGGCGGTTCGCTCGCGGCCGCGCAGCTGGTCTCGCGTATCCGTACGCGGGTGCCGGAGTTCTCGGTCGCCGACATCTACGACGTTCCCCGTCTGGGCGCGATGGCGAAGGCCCTCGGTCCGCAGCTGGTCGACGAGGGCGCGGCGGAGTTCCACCGCGCCGAGCCCACCCCGCGCACGACCCAGTGGGCGCAGACGCTGCTGGGCGCGCCGCTGTTCGTGCTCTCCGGCGTGCGGTGGCTGCTGTACCTGCTCACCGCGTCGGCCGTGCTGCGGCTCCTCCCCGGCTTCGACGTGCTGCCGTCGGTGCCCTGGCCCCTGCTCGTGGTCGGTCTGCTGATCTTCGCGACGCCGTTCGGACGCATGGCGATCGCCGTGGCATCCGCTCGTCTGCTTCTGGCGGGGGTACAGCCCGGGGATCACCCGCGGGGCGGCTGGGTGCACATCCGCCTGTGGCTCGCCGAGCAGATCGCCGACCAGGTGGATGCCGTGGGTCTGGCCGGCGCCCCCTGGGTGTCGTACTACGCCCGCGCTCTGGGCGCGCGGATCGGCCGGAACGTCGACATGCACGCGCTGCCGCCGGTCACGGGCATGCTCGTCGTCGGCGACGGCGCATCGATCGAGCCCGAGGTCGACCTCACCGGGTACTGGATCGACGGCGACCTCGTGCGCATCGGCGAGGTGCGCATCGGCGCCGAGGCGACGGTGGGCGCGCGCTCCACGCTCGCGCCGGGCACCCGCATCGGCCGACGAGCCGAGATCGCCCCCGGTTCCGCGGTGTTCGGCCGCGTCAAGGCCGACCAGTCGTGGGCGGGTTCGCCCGCCGTGCGCGTCGGCGGGACGGCGAAGGGATGGCCGACCGAGCGCCCGCCCGCGCCCACCCGCTGGCTGTGGGCGTACGCGGCGTCGGCGCTCGTGCTCGCGCTGCTGCCGCTCGCGGCCTTCACCGTGGGCGCGCTCGTCGTCGCCCAGGGCATGCGCGGCGCGGATTCGCTCGCCGGGGCTGCGGGCGGCGCGTTCGTCTGGCTCGTGCCGGCCGTCGCCGTCACGGGGCTCGTGTTCGCGGCATCCGTCGTCCTGCTCGTGCGGCTGCTCTCGATCGGCCTGACCGAGGGGACCCACCCCGTGCGCAGCCGCGTCGCGTGGCAGGCATGGACCATCGAACGACTTCTGGATGCCGCCCGCACGATCCTCTTCCCGCTGTATTCGTCGTTGTTCACCCCCGTGTGGTTGCGCCTGCTCGGCGCCGAGGTGGGTCGCGACGTCGAGGCGTCGACCGTTCTGTTGATCCCGTCGATGACCCGCATCGAAGACGGCGCGTTCTTGGCCGACGACACGATGGTCGCGTCCTACGAACTGCGCGCCGGATGGCTGCGGATCGGCCCGGTGCGCATCGGCAAGCGCGCGTTCCTCGGCAACTCGGGCATGGCTGCGCCGGGGCACCGCGTGCCGCGCGACGGGTTGGTCGCGGTGCTGTCGGCGGCGCCGATGAAGGCCAAGGCGGGTTCGTCGTGGCTCGGCTCGCCCGCGGTGCGTCTGCGCCGCCTTTCGGCCGCGGGCGACGAGTCGCGCACCTACCGCCCCACGTCGGGTCTGCGTCTGGCGCGGACGCTGTGGGAACTGGGGCGCTTCGTCCCCGTCGTCGTCACCTGCGCCATCGGGCTCGGGGTGATCTTCGCCCTCGCCGGGCTCTGGCAGAGCGTCGGGCCGGTGTGGACGCTGCTGCTGTCGGGCCTGGTGATGCTGGCCGCGGGGGCGGTCGCCGCCGGGGTCTCGACCGCGGCCAAGTGGGCCATCGTCGGCGTCATCCGCGCGGGGGAACAGCCCCTCTGGTCGAGCTTCGTGTGGCGTACCGAGGTCTCGGACACCTTCACCGAGATGGTCGCCGCCCCGTGGTTCGCGCGCGCGGCGACGGGAACCCCCGCGCTCGCCGTGTGGCTGCGGAGCCTCGGCGCCACGATCGGTGCCGGCGTCTGGTGCGAGAGCTACTGGCTGCCCGAACCCGACCTGGTCACTTTGGGGGCCGCGTCAACCGTCAACCGCGGATGCGTGGTGCAGACGCATCTGTTCCATGATCGAATCATGAGTATGGATACCGTCGAGCTGGAAGCGGGGGCGACCCTCGGTCCGCACAGCGTGGTCCTTCCCGCCTCCACCCTCGGTGCGCACGCGACCGTGGGGCCGGCTTCGCTGGTCATGCGCGGGGAGACCGTTCCGGTCGGCTCGCGCTGGAGCGGCAACCCCATCGGTCCGTGGCGTGCCGTGAAGGTCCGCGCCTACCAGTCGACCACGTGA
- a CDS encoding M1 family metallopeptidase: MSATDSYAPQSGDASYDVQSYDLVLGYRVRTNRLEGTATIVAVARTALTSFALDLVGLRTSRVRVDGAAARVTAGPHAIRVTPARALAAGDRFEVEVAYAGTPAPRRSRWGTVGWEELTDGALVAGQPTGAPTWFPCNDRPDNRASMRMQITVDDGYEVAATGVAGASMRRGGRTTRVFTSDVPTATYLAAVHVGRYRTRPLAGSGVDVVPPVTVSAPPALTAAVDRAFAPVPEMLRLFDRLFGPYPQQACTLVVTADELEIPLEAQGLAVFGMNHLVPAAQRLIAHELAHQWFGNSVGLARWSDIWLNEGFACYAEWLWSEASGGPSVQTCVDDHYARLAAKPRDLLLIDPGPDDMFDDRVYKRGALTLHALRRTLGDVAFFDLLRAWTADHRHALVTTDDFRAAVARAGGADAALVLSAWVDRTALPARV; the protein is encoded by the coding sequence GTGAGCGCCACCGATTCCTACGCCCCGCAGAGCGGTGACGCCTCGTACGACGTGCAGTCGTACGACCTCGTCCTCGGCTATCGCGTACGCACCAATCGGCTCGAGGGGACCGCGACCATCGTCGCCGTGGCCCGCACTGCGCTGACCTCGTTCGCCCTCGACCTCGTCGGGCTCCGCACCTCGCGCGTGCGCGTCGACGGAGCCGCCGCCCGAGTGACGGCCGGTCCGCACGCGATCCGCGTGACGCCCGCGCGCGCTCTCGCCGCGGGGGATCGGTTCGAGGTCGAGGTCGCGTACGCCGGCACGCCGGCGCCCCGTCGCTCGCGCTGGGGGACCGTCGGGTGGGAGGAACTCACCGACGGCGCGCTGGTCGCCGGCCAGCCCACGGGGGCTCCGACGTGGTTCCCGTGCAACGACCGGCCCGACAACCGCGCCTCGATGCGCATGCAGATCACGGTCGACGACGGCTACGAGGTCGCCGCGACCGGCGTCGCGGGAGCGAGTATGCGCCGGGGCGGTCGCACCACCCGGGTGTTCACCTCCGATGTGCCCACCGCCACGTACCTGGCGGCGGTGCACGTGGGCCGGTATCGCACGCGTCCCCTGGCGGGCAGTGGCGTCGATGTCGTGCCGCCGGTGACCGTCAGCGCCCCGCCGGCGCTGACGGCCGCGGTCGACCGCGCCTTCGCCCCCGTGCCCGAGATGCTGCGGCTCTTCGACCGCCTGTTCGGGCCGTACCCGCAGCAGGCGTGCACGCTCGTCGTCACCGCCGACGAGCTCGAGATCCCGCTCGAGGCGCAGGGCCTCGCCGTCTTCGGCATGAACCACCTCGTGCCCGCGGCGCAGCGCCTCATCGCGCACGAGCTGGCGCACCAATGGTTCGGCAACAGCGTCGGTCTCGCGCGGTGGAGCGACATCTGGCTGAACGAGGGCTTCGCCTGCTACGCCGAGTGGCTGTGGTCCGAGGCCTCGGGCGGTCCTTCGGTGCAGACCTGCGTCGACGACCACTACGCCCGACTGGCCGCCAAGCCGCGCGATCTGCTGCTGATCGACCCCGGACCCGACGACATGTTCGACGACCGCGTGTACAAACGCGGCGCGCTGACGCTGCACGCGCTGCGGCGGACCCTGGGCGATGTCGCGTTCTTCGATCTGCTGCGCGCCTGGACCGCCGACCACCGCCACGCACTCGTCACGACCGACGACTTCCGCGCCGCGGTGGCTCGGGCCGGGGGAGCGGATGCCGCGCTGGTGCTGTCGGCGTGGGTCGACCGCACCGCTCTGCCGGCTCGGGTCTGA
- a CDS encoding NUDIX domain-containing protein, whose amino-acid sequence MTETAIYAAGGVVWRVVDGKLRVLLIHRTKYRDLTLPKGKVDPGETLAETAVREIREETGIRVALGVPVGVSRYRMPSSRTKIVHYWAAEATDAAVRTSSFVPNKEVAAVEWVSLKKARKNLSYPVDIEILDEFTRLVDEQALPTFPVIALRHAKARSREEWEGEDNDRPLTTRGRRQAEAIVGPLLAFGVRRIVSSPAERCVRTVTPLSHALGQRIQVSGEISQDAWEEGRSDARTVIGERVRARKPVVLASHGPVLPDILNEMALATGTMRGSYLGSSSALEPGGFSVVHIPVAHPGAGIVAIETHEPPV is encoded by the coding sequence GTGACCGAGACCGCGATCTATGCGGCCGGCGGCGTGGTGTGGCGCGTCGTCGACGGAAAGCTGCGCGTCCTGCTCATCCACCGCACCAAGTACCGCGACCTGACGCTGCCCAAGGGCAAGGTCGATCCCGGCGAAACCCTCGCCGAGACGGCCGTGCGCGAGATCCGGGAAGAGACGGGCATCCGCGTGGCGCTCGGCGTGCCGGTCGGAGTGTCCCGGTACCGGATGCCGAGCTCGCGCACCAAGATCGTGCACTACTGGGCCGCCGAGGCCACCGATGCCGCCGTCCGCACCTCGTCGTTCGTGCCGAACAAAGAGGTGGCGGCCGTCGAGTGGGTGAGCCTGAAGAAGGCGCGGAAGAACCTCAGCTACCCCGTCGACATCGAGATCCTCGACGAGTTCACGCGGTTGGTCGACGAGCAGGCGCTTCCCACGTTCCCCGTGATCGCCCTGCGCCACGCCAAGGCCCGCTCGCGCGAGGAATGGGAGGGCGAAGACAACGATCGCCCCCTCACCACGCGGGGACGCCGACAGGCCGAGGCCATCGTCGGGCCGCTGCTCGCCTTCGGCGTGCGCCGGATCGTCTCGAGCCCCGCCGAGCGCTGCGTCCGCACGGTCACTCCCCTGTCGCACGCGCTCGGACAACGCATCCAGGTCAGCGGCGAGATCAGCCAGGACGCCTGGGAAGAGGGCCGTTCCGACGCGCGGACCGTCATCGGCGAGCGCGTGCGGGCGCGCAAGCCCGTCGTCCTCGCCAGCCACGGTCCCGTGCTGCCCGACATCCTGAACGAGATGGCACTGGCCACCGGCACCATGCGCGGGTCGTACCTGGGCAGTTCCTCGGCGCTCGAACCCGGCGGGTTCTCGGTCGTGCACATTCCGGTGGCGCACCCCGGTGCGGGCATCGTCGCCATCGAGACGCACGAGCCGCCGGTGTGA